The region CAGAGGGACCCCGACATGGCACGACCCAGTATAGCAGACGGCTTTCTGGCCTGTGGCTGGGAGTGAGTTGACACCCGTTATCGCTGCTGGTATAGTGGCGGGCCGATAGCTAGAGGCGCCCCATGACGGGGCTTTGGGAGCGCTACCGCTTCCTGCTCCTGGCGGCTCTCGGGTCTCCCTTGCTGGTGGCCCTGGGCTACCTGCTGGGACGAGAAGGCCGCCCTTTGCCTGCCCTGGAGCTGACTCCCGCCCCCAGCGAGCTGCGGGTCTACGTCATCGGCGCCGTCCGAAGCCCCGGCGTCTACACCCTCCGCGAAGGCGACCGCTGGATAGATGCACTGGAGGCGGCTGGCGGCCCGACGGCCGATGCCGACCTGGCCCGCGTGAACCTGGCCCGGCGGATCCGCGACGAGGACCATATCTCGGTGCCGCGCGTGGGCCAGACCCCGGCACCCGCCGGGAACCAGCTCATCGACATCAACAGCGCCGGCGCCCGCGAACTGGAGGCCTTGCCCGGGGTAGGGCCGGTGCGGGCCGAGCGCATCGTCCAGTCACGCCAGAACGACGGCCCCTTCGCCAGTCCCGAGGAGCTGCTGACCCGTCGCCTGGTGCCCCAGTCGGTCTATGAGCAGATCAAGGACCTGGTGACGGTGGGCCCCTGAACGCCCTGGGATACCTCTGTCTGGCCTGG is a window of Dehalococcoidia bacterium DNA encoding:
- a CDS encoding ComEA family DNA-binding protein is translated as MTGLWERYRFLLLAALGSPLLVALGYLLGREGRPLPALELTPAPSELRVYVIGAVRSPGVYTLREGDRWIDALEAAGGPTADADLARVNLARRIRDEDHISVPRVGQTPAPAGNQLIDINSAGARELEALPGVGPVRAERIVQSRQNDGPFASPEELLTRRLVPQSVYEQIKDLVTVGP